From a region of the Pirellulales bacterium genome:
- a CDS encoding DUF433 domain-containing protein, translating into MQVVAKIIKWGYWQYLTLENLPSNLTECPFFPAVMAGKPCIRGMRVTMGTVLGLLSSGYSSERILQGYPFLEAEDIDGVFGNA; encoded by the coding sequence ATGCAAGTAGTTGCTAAAATTATTAAATGGGGTTATTGGCAATACTTAACTTTAGAAAATTTACCATCCAATTTGACAGAATGTCCTTTTTTCCCGGCGGTTATGGCGGGTAAGCCCTGTATACGCGGGATGCGTGTCACGATGGGGACAGTTTTGGGGCTTTTGTCCAGTGGTTATTCAAGCGAGCGCATTTTACAGGGTTATCCGTTTTTGGAGGCTGAGGATATAGATGGGGTGTTTGGGAATGCATAG
- a CDS encoding protein phosphatase 2C domain-containing protein, whose product MPHTVNWKSFLDYAEVTDVGMRRSNNQDSKAVMLAPDPDLWRKRGHVFLVADGMGAHAAGELASKIAADTIPHTYHKLTLPPPNAIRKSIREVNATIHRRGQSNLDFQGMGTTASTLVLLPQGALVGHVGDSRVYRLRGRQFEQLTFDHSLVWEMSAAGHIPKDAVPSIVPKNVITRSLGPHPDVQVDLEGPFPIEVGDIFLLCSDGLMAGKLSDREIGAILQALPPAESARVLVDLANLRGGPDNITVIVVRITHPALATLPENQPGLLPIGEDLQEKKAKKMMSIVMWAAAVCFLILGLVLTTTSLPWYIPTIAFVAAAMFLGFGFLQLSTVPEPEYSYLPAGRMLGKGPHTRCECQPDGALSDDLARLAHELRDAATKGSWAIDWAKFNGYVKAGVEAADQDDFTTAVREYGRALRTMMAELRNQRQRAKPDDSEVDLLGK is encoded by the coding sequence ATGCCCCACACGGTCAACTGGAAAAGTTTTCTGGATTATGCCGAAGTCACCGACGTCGGTATGCGCCGGTCCAATAATCAAGACTCCAAAGCGGTGATGCTGGCCCCCGACCCCGATTTGTGGCGCAAGCGGGGGCACGTGTTTTTAGTGGCGGATGGAATGGGAGCGCACGCGGCTGGCGAACTGGCTAGCAAGATCGCCGCGGACACGATCCCGCATACTTATCACAAACTGACGCTTCCCCCGCCCAACGCCATTCGCAAAAGCATCCGCGAGGTCAACGCCACCATCCACCGTCGCGGCCAGAGCAACCTGGATTTTCAGGGGATGGGAACCACGGCTAGCACGCTAGTGCTATTGCCGCAGGGGGCGTTGGTGGGGCATGTCGGCGACAGTCGCGTTTACCGGTTGCGGGGCAGGCAGTTTGAGCAACTGACGTTTGACCATAGCCTGGTCTGGGAAATGTCCGCCGCGGGGCATATCCCCAAGGACGCCGTTCCCAGCATCGTGCCCAAGAATGTCATCACCCGCTCGCTCGGTCCGCATCCCGATGTGCAGGTCGATTTGGAGGGGCCGTTTCCCATCGAGGTGGGAGACATTTTTTTGTTGTGCAGCGACGGCCTGATGGCGGGCAAACTTTCCGACCGCGAGATTGGCGCGATTCTCCAGGCCCTTCCCCCGGCGGAGTCCGCGCGGGTGCTGGTGGATTTGGCCAATTTGCGCGGCGGTCCGGACAACATCACCGTGATCGTGGTGCGGATCACGCACCCGGCGCTGGCCACCCTGCCGGAAAACCAGCCGGGGTTGTTGCCCATTGGCGAGGATTTGCAAGAAAAAAAAGCCAAGAAAATGATGTCCATCGTGATGTGGGCCGCCGCGGTTTGCTTTTTAATCTTGGGTTTGGTCTTAACCACCACCTCGCTTCCCTGGTATATCCCGACGATCGCGTTTGTGGCGGCGGCGATGTTTTTGGGATTTGGTTTTTTGCAGCTATCCACGGTCCCCGAACCTGAATACAGCTACCTGCCCGCTGGCAGAATGCTAGGCAAAGGCCCCCATACCCGCTGCGAATGCCAGCCGGACGGCGCGCTGTCGGATGATTTAGCCAGGCTCGCCCATGAACTGCGCGACGCGGCGACCAAGGGAAGCTGGGCCATCGATTGGGCGAAATTCAACGGCTATGTCAAAGCGGGAGTGGAGGCGGCCGACCAGGATGACTTTACCACGGCAGTGCGGGAATATGGACGTGCCTTGCGGACGATGATGGCCGAGCTGCGCAATCAACGTCAGCGGGCCAAACCGGATGACTCGGAAGTTGATTTGCTGGGAAAGTGA
- a CDS encoding PEGA domain-containing protein, protein MLSPNWQRRVAVRSQRAWVLAGMVALGGLLVLQTGCVTRRLTIRSNPPGARVYVGDEELGTTPVAHDFTYYGTRKIRLVKDGYETLIVNQPVPAPWYQLPPLDFVSENLVPGEIRDERNVTYELRPLQLLPRDQLIQKANGLRRASGGQPGMAVPANATTIPPNGFPAGPEVVPPGTAVGPAPGPTTLPPPPNTPQWIYPVQPSAPDRASPGTIQPLTPPVR, encoded by the coding sequence ATGCTATCGCCAAATTGGCAGCGTCGCGTCGCGGTACGGAGCCAGAGGGCCTGGGTCCTGGCGGGCATGGTTGCCCTGGGGGGGCTCTTGGTCTTGCAGACCGGGTGCGTCACGCGGCGTTTGACCATTCGCAGCAACCCCCCCGGAGCGCGGGTGTACGTGGGTGACGAAGAGTTAGGGACCACGCCAGTCGCGCATGATTTTACGTATTATGGCACGCGCAAGATTCGCCTGGTCAAGGATGGTTATGAAACATTGATCGTTAATCAACCTGTCCCGGCCCCGTGGTATCAACTGCCGCCGCTCGATTTTGTCAGCGAAAACCTGGTGCCGGGTGAAATCCGCGACGAACGCAATGTTACTTATGAACTGCGACCGTTACAGTTGTTGCCGCGCGATCAGCTAATCCAAAAAGCCAACGGACTGCGCCGCGCTAGCGGAGGCCAACCGGGCATGGCGGTTCCCGCGAATGCGACCACGATACCGCCTAATGGGTTTCCCGCCGGTCCCGAGGTTGTGCCCCCTGGCACGGCGGTCGGTCCCGCGCCGGGACCAACCACACTCCCTCCTCCGCCGAACACGCCCCAGTGGATCTATCCGGTCCAGCCGTCGGCGCCCGACCGG